The sequence ATAGTGTGACGGTGACTCAGGATGTCACCAAGCCGACTTTGACAGTAACGGCGCCAGCAACTTTAACTTGCGCTACGACTTCTGTAAATCTTACTGCTACTTCTAATGGTACGATTACATGGAATGGCTATAGCGCCGGCACAAACCCAATTGCAGTGACTACTCAGGGTAAATATTATGTAACTGCTAAAGGCACGAATGGATGTACAACCACAGATAGTATAACGGTGACTCAGGATATCACCAAGCCAACTTTGACGGTAACTGCGCCTGCTACTTTAAATTGCGCTACCACTTCTGTAAATATTACTGCTACTTCTAATGGTACGATTACGTGGAATGGGTATAATGCAGGAGTTAATCCAATTGCAGTAACTGCTCCGGGTAAATATTATGTAACTGCTAAAGGCACGAATGGATGTACTACCACAGATAGTGTAACGGTAACTCAGGATGTTACCAAACCGACTTTGACGGTAACGGCACCTTCAACTTTAACTTGCGCTACCACTTCTGTAAATATTACTGCTTCTTCTAATGGTACAATTACATGGAATGGGTATAGCGCTGGCACAAACCCGATTGCAATAACTGCTCCGGGTAAATATTATGTAACGGCAAAAGGTACGAATGGATGTACAACCTCCGATAGTGTAACGGTGACTCAGGATATCACCAAGCCAACATTAGCAATTACAATTCCGGCTACTTTAACTTGCGCTACTACTTCTATTAATCTTACCGCTACTTCTAACGGCACGATTACATGGAATGGATATAATGCAGGAGTTAATCCAATTGCAGTAACTGCTCCGGGGAAATATTATGTAACTGCTAAAGGCACGAATGGGTGTACAACCACCGATAGCGTAACGGTGACTCAGGATATCAGCAAGCCGACTTTGGCTGTAGCTGCACCTGCTACTTTAACTTGCGCTACTACATCCATCAATCTCACGGCATCTTCTAATGCTACAATTACATGGAATGGGTATAGCGCTGGCACAAACCCAATTGCAATAACTGCTCCGGGTAAATACTATGTAACAGCTAAGGCTACGAATGGATGCACTACCACTGATAGTGTGACGGTAACCCAGGATATCACCAAGCCGACATTAGCAATTACAACTCCGGCTACCTTAACCTGCGCTACTACTTCTGTAAATCTTACCGCTACTTCTAACGGTACGATTACATGGAATGGATATAGCGCCAGCACAAACCCAATTGTAGTAACGACTCCGGGTAAGTACTATGTAACAGCAAAAGGCACAAACGGATGTACTACCACTGATAGTGTGACGGTAACCCAGGATATCACCAAGCCGACATTAGCAATTACAACTCCGGCTACCTTAACCTGCGCTACTACTTCTGTAAATCTTACTGCTTCTTCTAACGGCACGATTACATGGAATGGATATAATGCAGGAGTTAATCCGATTGCAGTAACTGCTCCGGGTAAATACTATGTAACCGCTAAGGCTACGAATGGATGTACTACCACTGATAGTGTAACGGTAACCCAGGATATCAACAAGCCGACTTTGACAGTAACGGCACCTGCTACCTTAACCTGCGCTACTACTTCTGTAAATCTTACTGCTTCTTCTAACGGTACGATTACATGGAATGGATATAGCGCGGGAGTTAATCCAATTGCAGTAACTACTCCGGGTAAATACTATGTAACCGCTAAGGCTACGAATGGATGTACTACCACTGATAGTGTGACGGTAACCCAGGATATCAACAAGCCGACATTAGCAATTACAACTCCGGCTACCTTAACCTGCGCTACTACTTCTGTAAATCTTACCGCTTCTTCTAACGGCACGATTACATGGAATGGGTATAATGCAGGAGTTAATCCAATTGCAGTAACTGCTCCGGGTAAATACTATGTAACAGCTAAGGCTACGAATGGATGTACTACCACTGATAGTGTGACGGTAATTCAGGACATCACCAAGCCAACATTAGCAATTACAACTCCGGCTACCTTAACCTGCGCTACTACTTCTGTAAATCTTACTGCTTCTTCTAACGGCACGATTACATGGAATGGGTATAATGCAGGAGTTAATCCGATTGCAGTAACTACTCCGGGTAAATACTATGTAACCGCTAAGGCTACGAATGGATGTACTTCCACTGATAGTGTGACGGTAACCCAGGATATCACCAAGCCGATTTTGACGGTAACGGCACCAGCAACTTTGACCTGCGCTACTACTTCTGTAAATCTTACCGCTTCTTCTAACGGCACGATTACATGGAATGGGTATAATGTGGGAGTTAATCCAATTGCAGTAACTACTCCGGGGAAATATTATGTAACTGCTAAAGGCACGAATGGGTGTACTACCACAGATAGTGTAACAGTGACTCAGGATGTCACCAAGCCGACTTTGGCTGTAACTGCGCCAGCAACTCTAACTTGCGCTACTACATCTGTAAATCTTACCGCTTCTTCTAACGGCACGATTACATGGAATGGATATAGCGCCAGCACAAACCCAATTGCAGTAACTACTCCGGGTAAATACTATGTAACCGCTAAGGCTACGAATGGATGTACTTCCACTGATAGTGTGACGGTAACCCAAGATATCACCAAGCCGACATTAGCAATTACAACTCCGGCTACCTTAACCTGCGCTACCACTTCTGTAAATCTTACTGCTTCTTCTAACGGCACGATTACATGGAATGGATATAGCGCTGGCACAAACCCAATTGCAGTAACTACTCCGGGTAAATACTATGTAACCGCTAAGGCTACGAATGGATGTACTTCCACTGATAGTGTGACGGTAACCCAAGATATCAACAAGCCGACTTTGACGGTAACAGCACCTGCAACTTTGACTTGCGCTACTACTTCTGTAAATCTTACTGCTTCATCTAACGGTACGATTACATGGAATGGATATAGCGCGGGAGTTAATCCAATTGCAGTAACTGCTCCGGGTAAATATTATGTAACGGCAAAGGGCACGAATGGATGTACTACCACAGATAGTGTAACGGTAACTCAAGATATCACCAAGCCGACTTTGACTTTAACTGCACCAGCAATTTTAACTTGCGCTACCACCTCTGTAAATCTTACCGCCTCTTCAAACGGTACGATCACATGGACGGGATATAACACAGGTTCAAACCCAATTGCAGTAACTACTCCGGGTAAGTACTATGTTACTGCACGCGGCACGAACGGTTGTACTACCTCAGATAGTCTAACTGTACAACAAAACATCTCCCCTGCTGCCAACGTACAAGCTTCAAACAATGGCCCGCTGACCTGTACAAAAACAACTGTACAAATCACTGGCTCCTCTACATCATCCGATGTAACCTATAAATGGAGCGGCCCATCCAATTATACAGCTACTACAGCACAGGCAAATGTAACAACTGCAGGGACCTATACCCTGGTGGTCACTAACACCCAAAACGGATGTACCGCCACCACCAATACCCCTGTCACTCAAAACATCACGCCACCAGCAAATATCCAGGCATCAAACGACGGCCCTCTCACCTGTCTAAAAACAAACGTGATCATCACCGGGACCTCCTCCACAAACGGAACTACCTTCAGATGGACAGGGCCTAACAACTTTGTCGCCACCACCGCATCCGCCATTGTAACTGCATCAGGCACTTATACCCTGTCAGTTACCAATCCGGACAACGGCTGCGTAGCCACCACCAATACACCTGTTATAAGTAACACCACTCTACCGACTGCCGTTATCCTGCCACCAGCGACAAATCCTGATCCACTATCAGTAGACCTCCTGAGTGCACAAAGCGTTTCCAATGCCAACTACCAATGGTCATTAGTCTCCTCCGATAACAGCTGGTTGATACTCGACGGCGCTCAAACAGCCACCGTCCTCTATCAATCAGGCAATCCAGATATCAGTGGCATATTTACTTTACTGGTTACCGACAAATCCAATGGATGCCAGAATACCGCCACATACACATTGAACACTGTTTCCGCTGCTTTGCAACAAACAGCCGCTTCGCTTGAATACAACGCATATCCAAATCCATTTACTGATCAATTATCCATTACTTTCAAATCACCTGTAAATGGAAAAATATCAGTTGAGATCTACAGTAATATGCAGGGTAACAGAGAAAGCCTCCTGTTCAACGAATATGTAAAAGCAGGTGAAGTGCATAAAATAACATACAGATCAATTAGCCTCCCCGCCGGCCTGCACTATTGTGTTATCCGCGCGAATGGTAAAGTTTACACTAAAAAACTAATCCTTATCAGATAAAACCTATGAGCCTGTATCTAAAATTGAAGTCAATCCAAAAGGTTAAAATTTTTGGGGGTATTTCAAAAAGATACAGGCTCTTTCTATTACGGATCATTATAGGAAAAGGTATCGCGTGAACAACTTCTACCGACATCATTCTATGCTGGTCCACTATAGAAACAACTGTCGCACTAACAAATGCTAAGGACAGAATTCTATACCAGATAATTTTAGAATAAGTGCCAGACCAATAACAACTACCGACATCATTCTATACTGGTCCACGATAGAAACAAATGTCGCACTAACAGATGCTAAGGACAGAATTCTATACCAGATCATTTTAGAATAGGTGCCAGGCTAATAACAACTACCGACATCATTCTATACTGGTCCACGATAGAAACAACTGTCGCACTAACAAATTCTAAGGACGTCTTTTTATGTATGACACATCCCCTTTACTCAACTAAATCCCTGGAAAATGAAACGTACCCTTCTATTATTATTCCTATGCCTCCTCTCTGTCAGCTGGATGTACAAACCCACCCAACGTGCAGATGTAATCGCCATGGATGAATTAGTAAGAGCAGAAGAAGGTGGCCCCAACGGCATCATCTCCTTCCACCTGCTAAACGGAACAACAGCACCCAGCGATATCACCATCACCTACTCCGTCAATGCCACCGTATCAGATCCGGCCACCAACGGCGTAGACTACACCACCCTCTCTGGTACCATTATCCTCAAAGCCGGTTATTCAGAAGCACAACTGATCATTGACGTCAATGACGACCTCCTGATCGAAGGAGACGAAAGCATTGAAATCGGTCTGCTCTCCGCAACTGATGCCGACGGCATCAGTTATCTCGGTACACAAAGAACCTTAACCGCTAAACTGATCGATAACGACAACCGCCTGGCCATTACCAAAACTACCGATGGTAAAGAACTCGGCAACGGAAACGCCAGCAATGGTGAATTTAAAATCAGCCTTCCGGGAACACTTACTTTTAATGAAGACATCCTGGTGAAATATACCATTGACGGCGCCAGCTCTGCCACCGGAGGCGCCGGGACTAGCTTCGACTACAATAACACCAGTATGACAGGCGAAATCAAGCTACCTGCTAATACTAACAGCATAGCACTCCCTGTCCATGTAAATGACGATAACATCGTTGAACCCACCGAAACCGTCCAGGTGACCCTGCAATCCACAAGCCTCTCCTCTTCAGGAGCAATGACTTTCTCTGCCAGCTCCTCCGCTGTTGTAAATATTGAAGATGACGATGTTAACATCCCTATCGGTATTCAGTCTACCACAAACGGTAAAGAACCCGGTGGCACCGGCAATGATGGTAGCTTCTCCATCGGATGGCCCAATGGCACTTATACTACAGGCTTTGTGCTCGTGAGATTCACCATTACCGGCACCGCCACTAACGGAACAGATTATACAACTATCACCCTTACTAAAAATATTCCCGCAGGTACCAGCAATGTTCCAATTGCTGTAACTGTTAAAGACGATAACCTGATCGAAGGTCCGGAAACCGTTATCCTCACTATCACTGCATTCTCTGTAGGCACAGGCGTACCAGCTCTCACCACAGGTACCAGCGTAGGCACTGTTACCATCGCTGATGATGATTTCATGGCTTCGCAACAATGGAAGTCAGCCAGCTATACAGGAACAGCAGTAAAGGCTGGTGACGTGATTACTTATTCCCTTCACGTGCGCAATACCGGGAATGTGGTGTTGAATAATGTAAAGATCACAGATACGGTTCCGGCTCATACTGTTTTTAAAAATGCAGATGAAAGTATATCTCCTGATGCGGTTGGCAAACTGACATGGACTATTCCTGCTATCGCCGTCGGCTCTACCATCACACGAAACTTTGCTGTAACTGTGGCAAATGATCTGACCGGCGTCACCAATATTACCAATACCGGCAATGTTGATAACGGCGATGGTACAGGCAATCATCCTACTACCCCACCAGATCCATTAAATCCTAATGAGCCGCAATCCAATCCGGATCCTAACGATCCTTCTACCGATGTTCCCGTTGATAATGGTGGTAAACAATCTGTGAGCTGGAAAAGTACTGACTTCACAGGCATCGCCAAACCCGGCGACGAAATCGTTTATCATATTCATGTACGTAATACAGGACATGTGGCATTGACTAATGTGATCGTTACCGATGCCATTCCTGCCTATACCGAATTCGTAAGTGCAGATGAAAGCATTACTCCCGTGAGTGGTAAACTGACCTGGACCATTACTGATATTCCTGTCGGCGCCGCAGATGTGATCAGAAGTTTTACAGTGCGTGTAGTAAATGACCTGACAGGTGCTACCAGCATTACAAATACCGCTGGTGTAGATGATGGCGATGGCAGTGGCGAACATCCGACTGTACCTCCGGATCCTTCCAATAATGATCATCCAAAATCCAATCCTGATCCTAACGATCCCTCTGTCGATATTCCGATAGACAATGCAAAAAAATCTCTCAACTGGAAAAGCGCTGCTTATACCGGAACTGGCTCAGGAGGCATGGTGAAGACGAATGATGAAATCACTTATACTATACACGTCAGGAATACTGGAAATGTCGCATTGAACAATGTGATCATCACCGATACAATACCGGCATATACTGTATTTGTAAGTGCCGATGAAGGCATTACTCCCGTGAATGGTAAACTAACATGGACCATCACTGATATTCCCGTTGGCACTGCGGATGTGACCAGAAGTTTTAAAGTGAAAGTGGCACAGGACCTCACGAATGCCGGGTACATCACCAACACTGGATATGTAGATAACGGCGATGGCTCAGGCGATCATCCGACTACGCCATCCACCACAGGTAATCCGAATGAACCTATGACGAACCCGGATCCAAATGATCCATCCACTGAAATTCCTGTAGATAATGGCAAACAATCCCTGAACTGGAAAAGCGCCACCTACACACCTACCGGACCTAAAGGCGGTGTGACTACCGGTGATGAAGTTACTTACACCATTCACATCCGCAACAATGGAAGTATTAAACTCGTCAATGTAAAAATTACGGACACGATTCCTGCCTACACCGATTTTGTCAGCGCAGATGAAAATATTCAACCCGTTAATGATGTACTGATCTGGACCATTCCGGAAATAGCCGTGGGTGCACCCGATGTGACGAGAAGCTTTAAGGTAAAAGTAACTACCGATCTTACAGGTGCCACCTTTATCACCAATACTGCTGCCGTGGACAATGGCAATGGCAAAGGAGATCAGCCAACGATTCCTGCTGATCCCGGAGACAATGATAATCCGGCTACTAATCCGCCACCGGGACCGTCTACGAACATCTCTGTAGACACGGTGGTAAACTGGGTCACCTGGAAAGTAGCCACTCCTGCCAGTAAAAAAGATAAAGTAATGCCTGCTGAAGAACTCACCTATCAGATCTACATCAGAAACACGGGTAATACCGCCATTGAAAATATCAAAATAACGGATGCCGTTCCTCAGTATACTACCTACATCAGCGCTACTGCTAATGGTACCTATAGTGAAAGCGATAATGCTGTAGCCTGGAATATTCCTGCTATCCCTGTAGGCAGCACAGCAGAAGTATCTATGATTGTTAAAACGATTGATAATCTCGACAGCATTCCCGTCATTACCAATACCGCTACCGTTACGGATAGTACCAACTCAAAACCAACGGCAGGCTGCGATCCGGCAGTAGATGGCTGCAGCGGGGATCCCGGCACTAATATCGAAACAACCCCGGGAAAAACAATATTGTCTTTTGCCAATGCCATGAGTCCGAACGGAGATGGTAAGAATGATTTCTTTGTGATCAAAGGACTGGAAAAATACCCACCCGCTCCCCTATTCGTGTTCAACCGCTGGGGCGATATGGTTTTCCAGTCAAAAGCATATCACAATGAATGGGATGGTGCCGGATTAAGCGAAGGCGTATACTACTATAAACTGGATGTAGACGAAGGCGATGGAATAAAACAATATACAGGATGGGTCATCTTAAAAAGAAAATGATCATGCGTACACTGATAGTTTTTTTATTGTTAACAGGGGCGTTGCAATCAACTGCACAGCAGAATGTGCAGTTCAGTCAATACATTTTCAATGGCCTCAGTGTGAATCCTGCATATGCAGGATATAAAAATGCGTGGTACCTGAACACGATCTACAGACAACAATGGACGGGGTTACCCGGTGCGCCGCGAACGGCAGGCGTGTCATTTGATGGCCCGTTACGTCATGATAAAGACAAGGCAGGAATGGGTCTGGGTGTACAGTTAATGGCTGATATGTCAGGGCCACAACAGGCATATTCTCTTTATGCCTCCTACTCTTACCAGATTCCGCTGAATGCGAATCGCACACAACACCTGAGTTTCGGTCTGGGTGTTGGCGTGGCTCAATATCATCTGGATGGTGAAAGTCTTCAGTACTTTGATGCGGAAGACCCCACCTTCCCGGGTGGAGGTGTCAATGCCCTTACTCCTGATGCCCGCTTTGGTATTTATTATCATTCTCCTTCCTTTTTTATCAGTGTGTCTGCATTGGATCTCTTTAGCCAATACCTCACTGCTGACTATAAATGGAAAGGATATAATTATGAAAATATCCGGAAGACAACGCACCTCTACCTGTCAACCGGTTGTATGCTTTCTTTGTCAGAACAGTTGCAGCTAAAGCCGTCAGTCATGGTCAAAGATGATCTGAAAGGTCCGACAAATATAGATTTCAATGCTATGCTGCTAATCGATCGTGTATTTTGGATAGGCGGTTCTTATCGTACTGCATTGCCGGTATGGCGTAAAGATCTGCCGACGGGTCTGGAGGCGAAAAATGCTGCCAGTGCACTTGTTGAATTTTATATTTCTGACAACTACAGGATCGGGTATGCATATGATCTGAATCTGAATGAGCTGGCCGATGCACAGGGAGGCTCGCATGAAATCTCGATAGGTATTTTATTCCGTCCTAAAAGGTACAGTGTATCAAGTCCACGGTATTTTTAAAATCAGAAAAGATGTTGCGTAAACTTATAGTATTGCTGTTTATCCCTTTATTCAGTTATGGGCAGGAAGATAAAAGCCTGATAGAACTGGGGGACGAAGCATTTGCAAGACAGGAATATGCAGATGCGGCCAAATTGTATGGTCAGTTAGCTGACAGGAAAGGGAAAAAGGCACCATTGGTCTTACTGGACAAAACAGCAAATTGTTATGTAGCAATGGCGAGGTTTGAAGAAGCGGGTTATTGGTATTTCAGGATGTTGCAGCATCCCGGTTGTTCTTCGGCAGTAAATATGTTGTATGGGGAAACACTGATGAATATGGAACATTACGACTCTGCTAAAAAATACATTGCATTGTATACTACATCGAATACAGATAGTATGCAATGGAAGAACAGACTATTGGCAGGTTGTGATAGTGGGGTGCTCTGGAAGAAAAGTTCGCACTTCATGGCATTAGAGAATATTAAGGAACTGAGCACGCCTGGTGCTGATTGGATCAGTGGTGTGGTAAAAGATGGATTGCTGCTGGTTTCTAACGGATACCGGAAAATGTTGCTGACTACAGGGTCAGAGCGTCATCCTGAGATTGATCCACGGGTAGATCAGCCATATTTCAAACCATATGTATTTAAACAATATCAGAAAGGAAGTAATGCCAATACTTACCTGGAAGAAGTGCTGCCGAAACTACTGGGGAAATTACCATATCATGTAGGTCCGGTATGTTTTAATAACAGGGAGGATACTGTCTATGTGACCTTAAATGCAGATGTGTTTCACAAAACGAAAAAGGGGCCGATAAACGGGCAGCGTTTAATGTCGCTGTTCTGGGCTTTTAAGAAAGGTGATACATGGTCTGCACTTGCACCTGTTACTGAATTAAATGCACCGGGCAGTTATACGGGTAATGTCGTAATTAGTGGTCAGATACTTTACCTTGTATCAGACAGACCGGGGGGAGTGGGGAAGACAGATATATGGTATAGTGAGCGGAAGGCAAATGGAACGTGGGGGATGCCAAGGAACTGTGGGAATGTTATCAATACATCATCAGAAGAGACCTTTCCTACTGTCAATGAACCGGGGGTGCTTTATTTTTCAAGTAAAGGACATATTGGAATTGGTGGTTTTGATATTTTCCGTGCAGTGGGCAGTGGTGATGAATGGAGTGAACCCGTGAACCTGAAAATGCCTTTTAATTCAGGTGGTGATGATCTGGGGTTTATTATGAAGGACAATTACTATGAAGGTTATTTTGCGTCGAACAGGAATGGAGGGAATGGAGGGGATGATGTTTATCATTTTATGGATACGCATGTGACAGAGAAATTGGAGAATAAGCCGGAGGTGGCGGTGCCGAAGATGGTTGTGCCAGAGCAGGGTGTACCAGAGGTGATTGTTCCAGAGATGACTGTTCCGGAGCTGGCAAAGGTGGAGCCCCCTTCATCTACGCGTAAAACACTTAGTGGGGAAGATAGTGCTGTTATTGATAAACTTGAGCACATGTGCTTTTATTATGATTATAACAGTGCGATCCTGCTGACTAGTTCAAGAGAACTGCTGGACAGGGTAGCGAATGTGCTCAGGAATTATCCGCAATGGAAATTGATGGTACGGTCTTATACGGATAGTAGGGGGAGCAATGATTATAATATGGATCTGTCGGCTTTGAGATGTTATGCTGTGATAGATTACCTGATTAAAAGTGGGGTATCGCCAAAGAATCTTTATTATGAAAATCTTGGGGAACAGGAGCTGGTAAATCCGTGTGCGGATGGGGTGCCTTGTGGGGAGGAAGAGCATAGGAAAAACAGGCGGTCGACGTTGAAGGTGTATTATTGAAGTTTAACACAAAAGAGGAAGCAAGCTTCCTCTTTTGTGTTAAATAGCGACATAGTTACAGGAAACCGTTATAATCAATTAGCCCGGTGGCGATTACTTTTATTGTGTCTTTTTTACAACCGGCCAAAATGATAATGAGTGGTGATGTTTATTATTCAGGATGTGTGTTTTTTCTAAATAATAAAATACTGGTCACGATCATGTAAACGAATGTCAGACCGTGGATAAGCAGGTGTTGGATGTCTTTTGCACCATTGGTCATCAAGACAATACAAAAGTCATTAGCCGGTATGATGATGGCAGTTGTTAAAGCCAATGCAGCAGATCGGCGCATTTTCAGGAATAGAAATGGGAATAGCATTAGTCCGGAAAAGATGTCGCGTATGCCCTTTATTCTTCCGTATGGCAGGTCTTCAACACCCGATATAGGAATTCCAAAACCATTGGCACCTACGGAAGGTGCTATTATAAATCTGCCGCCGATGAAGATGATTCCTGCTGCCAGTAAGAATGTCATCCAATAAGATGCTGAATTAAATCCCCAGTTTTTGTTTGTTTTCATTGTGTTATGAATTAATAACACAAAATTGAGGCATTAGCGGATCCTTTTCATGCACCTGGGTTAATAAATAAGTCGCTTGCGGATCCGGCTTAAAGATTGGGGTTTGACACCTACATAAGAAGCGATATAATATTGGGGGATACGCTGCGCAATGTCAAAATAAGTCTGAACAAACTTTTGATAGCGTGCCTGGGGTTTATCGTTGTATAATGAGGATAATTGTGCTACCGCATTGATATAAACCTGTTCTATGGCTAAACGTCCGAACCTTTCACCCTGAGGAACCTGCTGATAGAACTTTTGCAGATCATCATAGCTGATCACCCAGGCGGTTGTTGTTTCTAAAGCCTGTATATTCGTAATTGCAGGTATTTTTGGTAAGAAGCTGGGATAGTCGCACACCCACTCCCCTTCTTTATTAAAATAGAAGGTTTGCTCTTCGCCGTTATTCCTCAGGTAATATCTTACTATTCCTTTTTCGATGAATACTACACGGCGGCAAATTTGGCCTTCCTGTAAGATATGCTCATCTTTATCTATCACTATTTTTTGAAATAGGCTATTGATGATTTTTTCATCTGCGGGAGATAGTGGCACAATAGATTTGATATTTTCGATAAGCAGGTTCATCCGAATTATTTACGTGGTTATAAATTTACACATTTTTCCTGTAGGCGCTAATAGATAGAAAATTGTTAACTTCCCACTGATGAACGAATCCGAAATATTAGTTGGTTTTCATTTCAGAAGGGCGCATTACGATACTTACCTTCAGGCAAATGATATTCATTTATACACTTGCCCTGGGTGTGGGTTTCCTACGCGTACAGCGAGGGGTGAATTTGATATATGCAGCATCTGTAATTG is a genomic window of Chitinophaga sp. LS1 containing:
- a CDS encoding Crp/Fnr family transcriptional regulator — translated: MNLLIENIKSIVPLSPADEKIINSLFQKIVIDKDEHILQEGQICRRVVFIEKGIVRYYLRNNGEEQTFYFNKEGEWVCDYPSFLPKIPAITNIQALETTTAWVISYDDLQKFYQQVPQGERFGRLAIEQVYINAVAQLSSLYNDKPQARYQKFVQTYFDIAQRIPQYYIASYVGVKPQSLSRIRKRLIY
- a CDS encoding gliding motility-associated C-terminal domain-containing protein, with protein sequence MKRTLLLLFLCLLSVSWMYKPTQRADVIAMDELVRAEEGGPNGIISFHLLNGTTAPSDITITYSVNATVSDPATNGVDYTTLSGTIILKAGYSEAQLIIDVNDDLLIEGDESIEIGLLSATDADGISYLGTQRTLTAKLIDNDNRLAITKTTDGKELGNGNASNGEFKISLPGTLTFNEDILVKYTIDGASSATGGAGTSFDYNNTSMTGEIKLPANTNSIALPVHVNDDNIVEPTETVQVTLQSTSLSSSGAMTFSASSSAVVNIEDDDVNIPIGIQSTTNGKEPGGTGNDGSFSIGWPNGTYTTGFVLVRFTITGTATNGTDYTTITLTKNIPAGTSNVPIAVTVKDDNLIEGPETVILTITAFSVGTGVPALTTGTSVGTVTIADDDFMASQQWKSASYTGTAVKAGDVITYSLHVRNTGNVVLNNVKITDTVPAHTVFKNADESISPDAVGKLTWTIPAIAVGSTITRNFAVTVANDLTGVTNITNTGNVDNGDGTGNHPTTPPDPLNPNEPQSNPDPNDPSTDVPVDNGGKQSVSWKSTDFTGIAKPGDEIVYHIHVRNTGHVALTNVIVTDAIPAYTEFVSADESITPVSGKLTWTITDIPVGAADVIRSFTVRVVNDLTGATSITNTAGVDDGDGSGEHPTVPPDPSNNDHPKSNPDPNDPSVDIPIDNAKKSLNWKSAAYTGTGSGGMVKTNDEITYTIHVRNTGNVALNNVIITDTIPAYTVFVSADEGITPVNGKLTWTITDIPVGTADVTRSFKVKVAQDLTNAGYITNTGYVDNGDGSGDHPTTPSTTGNPNEPMTNPDPNDPSTEIPVDNGKQSLNWKSATYTPTGPKGGVTTGDEVTYTIHIRNNGSIKLVNVKITDTIPAYTDFVSADENIQPVNDVLIWTIPEIAVGAPDVTRSFKVKVTTDLTGATFITNTAAVDNGNGKGDQPTIPADPGDNDNPATNPPPGPSTNISVDTVVNWVTWKVATPASKKDKVMPAEELTYQIYIRNTGNTAIENIKITDAVPQYTTYISATANGTYSESDNAVAWNIPAIPVGSTAEVSMIVKTIDNLDSIPVITNTATVTDSTNSKPTAGCDPAVDGCSGDPGTNIETTPGKTILSFANAMSPNGDGKNDFFVIKGLEKYPPAPLFVFNRWGDMVFQSKAYHNEWDGAGLSEGVYYYKLDVDEGDGIKQYTGWVILKRK
- a CDS encoding type IX secretion system membrane protein PorP/SprF; translation: MRTLIVFLLLTGALQSTAQQNVQFSQYIFNGLSVNPAYAGYKNAWYLNTIYRQQWTGLPGAPRTAGVSFDGPLRHDKDKAGMGLGVQLMADMSGPQQAYSLYASYSYQIPLNANRTQHLSFGLGVGVAQYHLDGESLQYFDAEDPTFPGGGVNALTPDARFGIYYHSPSFFISVSALDLFSQYLTADYKWKGYNYENIRKTTHLYLSTGCMLSLSEQLQLKPSVMVKDDLKGPTNIDFNAMLLIDRVFWIGGSYRTALPVWRKDLPTGLEAKNAASALVEFYISDNYRIGYAYDLNLNELADAQGGSHEISIGILFRPKRYSVSSPRYF
- a CDS encoding DUF4267 domain-containing protein, whose translation is MKTNKNWGFNSASYWMTFLLAAGIIFIGGRFIIAPSVGANGFGIPISGVEDLPYGRIKGIRDIFSGLMLFPFLFLKMRRSAALALTTAIIIPANDFCIVLMTNGAKDIQHLLIHGLTFVYMIVTSILLFRKNTHPE
- a CDS encoding OmpA family protein, which codes for MLRKLIVLLFIPLFSYGQEDKSLIELGDEAFARQEYADAAKLYGQLADRKGKKAPLVLLDKTANCYVAMARFEEAGYWYFRMLQHPGCSSAVNMLYGETLMNMEHYDSAKKYIALYTTSNTDSMQWKNRLLAGCDSGVLWKKSSHFMALENIKELSTPGADWISGVVKDGLLLVSNGYRKMLLTTGSERHPEIDPRVDQPYFKPYVFKQYQKGSNANTYLEEVLPKLLGKLPYHVGPVCFNNREDTVYVTLNADVFHKTKKGPINGQRLMSLFWAFKKGDTWSALAPVTELNAPGSYTGNVVISGQILYLVSDRPGGVGKTDIWYSERKANGTWGMPRNCGNVINTSSEETFPTVNEPGVLYFSSKGHIGIGGFDIFRAVGSGDEWSEPVNLKMPFNSGGDDLGFIMKDNYYEGYFASNRNGGNGGDDVYHFMDTHVTEKLENKPEVAVPKMVVPEQGVPEVIVPEMTVPELAKVEPPSSTRKTLSGEDSAVIDKLEHMCFYYDYNSAILLTSSRELLDRVANVLRNYPQWKLMVRSYTDSRGSNDYNMDLSALRCYAVIDYLIKSGVSPKNLYYENLGEQELVNPCADGVPCGEEEHRKNRRSTLKVYY